A single region of the Vicia villosa cultivar HV-30 ecotype Madison, WI linkage group LG4, Vvil1.0, whole genome shotgun sequence genome encodes:
- the LOC131597249 gene encoding uncharacterized protein LOC131597249 produces the protein MHQTKSVKKHNFKSPNAEALRKLAFMVSNPDNFKNHCGRLLSILKTKVKKGILETLVQFYDPVYHCFTFPDYQLIPTLKEYFHWFGLLVSNKIPFSGLERFLEPDIIEELLHLNISYVKANLTNKGGFLGLTSKFLIRKASTLASKGSMVGFETILLIYGLVLFPNINNFVDVNAIQMFMIGNPVPTLLGDTYHSIHYRTLRLIPLTQINMTWYNPAYDTSVIIDGCW, from the coding sequence ATGCACCAAACGAAGAGTGTCAAGAAGCACAACTTCAAGAGTCCTAATGCGGAAGCGTTGAGAAAGCTAGCATTTATGGTATCTAATCCTGACAATTTCAAGAATCACTGTGGGAGGTTATTATCTATTCTGAAGACCAAGGTTAAAAAGggaattcttgagactcttgtccAGTTTTATgatccggtttatcattgtttcaccttccctgattatcagcttattcCTACTTTGAAGGAATActttcattggtttggtttgcttgtttCGAACAAAATACCTTTCAGTGGTTTAGAGAGATTTCTTGAGCCTGATATTATAGAAGAACTTCTCCATTTGAATATATCATATGTGAAGGCCAATCTTACAAATAAGGGAGGTTTTTTGGGATTGACGTCTAAGTTCTTAATAAGGAAAGCTTCTACTCTGGCTAGCAAAGGAAGTATGGTTGGTTTTGAGACTATTCTACTCATTTATGGTCTAGTGCTTTTTCCTAACATTAACAACTTTGTTGATGTTAATGCTATCCAGATGTTCATGATTGGGAACCCTGTGCCTACCTTGCTTGGAGACACATACCATTCTATTCACTATAGGACTTTGAGACTCATTCCTCTTACTCAAATTAACATGacttggtacaatcctgcttatgataCTAGTGTGATCATTGATGGTTGTTGGTAA
- the LOC131597250 gene encoding zinc finger BED domain-containing protein RICESLEEPER 2-like gives MTDETTQSLGTTSTRAPTHRRKKSSVWTHFTPDLDLIGIARCNYCGSKLKSNNGTSSMAAHSKKCKSKRMKTTPSSKTNVASPSTMVLVKFDQEKCRKAVVDMIVEMDLPYMHADHKAFHRCLNVFQPRYIPISRCTVARDVLSLWDFEREKLKRFLSEHCRSMCLTTDGWTSCQNMSYMCITAHFIDNNWTLHKKILNFVQVLSHSGEVMANTISQCLDNWGLKNVLSVTVDNASSNDRGIENLKRRIRGAVKYVKSSPSREHKFFAFVGSRHIEYKGSVQFDCDTRWNSTYDMLKAALPLQIAFLEFEISDAKYCEELEKGSGIPTALDWEKAREVAQFLEVFKASTLRISGSTYVTNNMYLEEILGKNWCMLVGLSKKNFDKQNAEILKDKLESDLKTIFEEYNGGATSGSQSSFVEPPELVGRIGNPEYYYGIFLQSSGLKSSGVKSELTKYFKDRLEGDIPNFDILTWWMVHSSRLPILANIAREVLAIPVSTVASESAFSTGGRVLDDYRSRLTARSVEALICTEDWLGGSPSPLPTQDDIDELEKIERETPLSWNPKGKDAAIVVDNETPTQHRYTDTCNNLIKLNGVTCVGDY, from the exons ATGACGGATGAGACAACACAAAGCTTGGGAACTACTTCTACTCGAGCACCAACCCATCGAAGAAAAAAATCTTCTGTTTGGACTCACTTCACTCCTGATTTAGATTTGATTGGTATAGCTAGATGCAACTACTGTGGCTCCAAGCTAAAGTCCAATAATGGAACGTCTTCCATGGCTGCTCATTCAAAAAAGTGCAAGAGTAAAAGAATGAAAACAACTCCTTCATCAAAAACAAATGTGGCTTCCCCTTCAACAATGGTGTTAGTCAAATTTGACCAAGAGAAATGTCGAAAGGCAGTGGTTGACATGATTGTGGAAATGGACCTTCCGTATATGCATGCGGATCATAAAGCTTTTCATCGTTGTTTGAATGTATTTCAGCCAAGATATATTCCTATCTCTCGATGCACTGTAGCACGTGATGTTTTGTCTTTGTGGGATTTTGAAAGGGAAAAATTGAAGAGATTTCTTTCCGAACATTGTCGAAGTATGTGCTTGACCACAGATGGTTGGACTTCATGTCAAAACATGAGCTACATGTGCATAACAGCACATTTTATAGACAATAACTGGACATTGCACaagaagattttgaattttgttcAAGTCTTAAGCCATTCAGGAGAAGTAATGGCAAATACGATTTCACAATGCTTGGACAATTGGGGGTTGAAAAATGTTTTGAGTGTGACAGTTGACAATGCGTCATCAAATGATCGCGGGATTGAAAATCTCAAAAGGAG AATTAGGGGTGCTGTCAAGTATGTTAAGTCTTCTCCGAGTCGAGAACATAAGTTTTTCGCATTTGTTGGAAGTAGACATATTGAATACAAGGGTAGTGTTCAATTCGATTGTGATACTCGATGGAATTCAACATATGACATGTTGAAGGCTGCTCTACCACTTCAAATAGCCTTTCTTGAGTTTGAGATTAGTGATGCTAAGTATTGTGAAGAACTTGAGAAAGGGAGTGGCATTCCTACCGCTTTAGATTGGGAGAAAGCACGCGAGGTTGctcaatttttggaagtttttaaggCTTCAACTTTGCGCATATCAGGTTCAACATATGTGACAAATAATATGTACTTGGAAGAG ATCCTAGGAAAAAATTGGTGTATGCTCGTTGGTTTATCGAAAAAAAACTTTGATAAACAAAATGCTGAAATCTTGAAGGATAAATTAGAATCGGATTTGAAAACCATATTTGAGGAGTATAACGGTGGTGCGACAAGTGGATCTCAAAGTAGCTTTGTTGAACCCCCTGAATTAGTTGGACGAATTGGAAATCCCGAATATTATTATGGGATATTTTTGCAATCCAGTGGTCTCAAGTCAAGTGGAGTGAAATCAGAATTAACAAAGTACTTTAAAGATAGGTTAGAAGGTGATATTCCTAACTTTGATATCTTGACTTGGTGGATGGTGCATTCAAGTCGACTTCCAATCCTAGCTAACATTGCGAGAGAGGTTCTAGCTATACCCGTCTCAACGGTAGCTTCTGAGTCTGCCTTCAGTACTGGAGGAAGGGTGCTTGATGACTATCGCAGTCGCCTAACCGCTAGATCCGTGGAAGCACTTATTTGCACAGAAGATTGGCTTGGTGGATCACCTTCGCCATTGCCTACGCAAGATGATATCGACGAGCTTGAGAAAATTGAGCGag AAACACCACTTTCATGGAATCCAAAAGGAAAAGATGCAGCTATTGTAGTCGATAATGAAACACCGACACAACACCGATACACCGATACATGTAATAATTTGATAAAGTTGAATGGAGTCACATGTGTTGGTGATTACTAA